In the Saccharococcus thermophilus genome, TCTTCGGCAAAAAAACGAACGATACCGAAAGCAAAAAGCGACGAAAATAAAGAGGCGGCAGCCGCAAAAACGCCAAAGCCATCCACACCAAAGCTATATATTTGACATTTTTCCCAAGAAGGCTTCCGGTGCAGCGCGTCAAATAGAAGGAAACCGTCTTCTTCTACGCGTCAGCTTCTTTGCTAGAGATGATAAGAGTCTCCCACCTATCAAGATTCATCGCATGGTTATTCTTTGTATTCCCCCTTTTTCTCCGATATAATGTAAAGGAAAGCAATTGCTTTTTACATGTCGGAGTTTAGGAGGAAACAAAATGGAAGTGATTAAAATTACCCCGCGCGGCTACTGCTACGGGGTTGTCGATGCGATGGTTATCGCAAGAAATGCCGCCTTAGATCCTACATTGCCACGACCGATTTATATTCTTGGAATGATCGTTCACAATAAACATGTTACCGATGCATTTGCCGAAGAAGGAATTATCACGCTAGACGGGGAAAACCGGCTAGAGATTCTCGAAAAAATCGACAAAGGAACCGTCATCTTTACCGCGCACGGCGTATCTCCTGAAGTGAAAAAACGGGCGCGCGAAAAAGGGCTTGTTACGATTGATGCGACCTGTCCGGATGTAACAAAAACGCACAATTTGATCCAGGAAAAGCTAGCCGACGGATACGAAATTATTTACATCGGCAAAAAAGGCCATCCCGAACCGGAGGGAGCGGTCGGCATTGATCCAACACGCATTCATCTTGTCGAAACGGTTGAAGATGTAGAATGTCTGGCGATTCAAAGCGACCGCGTCATGGTCACAAACCAAACGACGATGAGCCAATGGGACGTTGCCGATATTATGGAAAAAGTAAAAGAAAAATATCCGCATGTCGAAATGCATAAAGAAATTTGCCTCGCTACCCAGCTCCGTCAAGAAGCGGTGGCGGAACAGGCGAAAGAAGCCGACGTGACGATTGTCGTCGGCGACCCGCGCAGCAATAACTCTAACCGCCTCGCCCAAGTATCGGAAGAAATCGCCGGCACGAAAGCATATCGCGTTGCCGATGTAACGGAAATTGACATTAACTGGATTAAAGATGCAAAAAAAGTGGCCGTCACGGCAGGAGCCTCGACTCCTACTCCTATAACGAAGGAAGTCATCGACTTTTTAGAGCAGTTTGATCCAAACGATCCGACAACATGGAAACGTGAACGAAACGTACCATTGCAAAAAATATTGCCGAAAGTAAAGGCAAAGAAAGAAACAAAAAAATGACAAAACAAGGCTGACCCCATCGGCACGGGGCCAGCCTTCTGTTTTATACAAATGTAAACGGGTCGGTATGCACTTTCGAGACATAAATGGACGCTGCAAACTGCCGCTTTTCCAATTCAGCTTCTAAAAAGCGGGCGAGACCTTGTTTCATGACTTTCTCTACGTTATGCCCTGGGTCCACTATATTTAGCCCCAGCATCATGGCGTCATGTGCAACATGGTAATAAACATCTCCGGTGACATACACGTCCGCTCCAACCGATTTGGCCTGTGAAATGTATTTGTTTCCGTCTCCGCCCACTACCGCGACTTTTTGTACCGTATCTTGCAAATTGCCGACAACACGGACAGCTGGTACGTCCAACGATTTTTTTACATGCTCGGCAAACTCATCAAGCGTCATTGCCCGTGGCAAGCGGCCAATTCTTCCTAGTCCAAATATTTTCCCTTTATTTTCAAGCGGGTATATATCATACGCTACTTCTTCATATGGATGCGCATGCAACATTGCAGCAATCACCTTGTTTTGCAAAGAAGCGGGCACAATGGTTTCAATACGGACTTCTTCTACTTTTTCCAGCGCCCCCGCCTTTCCGATAAACGGATTGGCTCCTTCTAAAGGCAAAAACGTACCGATGCCACGACCGTTAAACGTGCAATGGCTGTAGTTGCCGATGTGGCCCGCCCCCGCGTTTCCGATTGCCTCCCGCACAAGATCGGCGTGTGTTTCCGGAACATAAACGACCAATTTTTTCAGTGGTTCTTCATATGTTGGAACGAGTACTTCTACTTGCTCCAATCCTAGCGCTTCCGCTAGCCAGTCATTGACTCCTCCATCGGCAATATCTAAATTCGTATGGGCGGCATAAATAGCAATATTATGTTTTAGGCATTTTTCTATCATGCGCCCTTGCGCCTGATCGGTAACGAGCTGCTTTAACGGACGGTAAAGCGGCGGGTGATGAGCGATAATGAAATCGACTCCTTCGGCGATCGCTTCATCGATGACATCCTCTAAAACATCTAACGCAATCATCACTTTTTGAACCGGTTTATTTAACGTCCCAATTTGCAGACCGATTCTGTCACCTTCCATTGCCAAATGTTTCGGGGCAAACTGTTCCAACAGCTGAATGATTTCGTAACCGTATGGAATTTTGCTCACTGCAATGCCTCCTCCACAAGCTTGATTTTTTCTTCTAGCTCTCGTTTTTTTGCCGCTGCAGACTCCGTTTCTGCTTTTTCCGTTAATTGGCGGACAATTTGCTTCCAATGGGCGAGTTCATTATTCCATTTTTCGAGAAACACATCATTCTTTTCCTTTAATAAAAATGGACCTAATAACAGTTCTGCCTCGATATTAGCATACGGCTTTTTCCCATCGCCTTTTTCGGCGACCAGCACTTCATAAATTTTCCCATCCTCTTTCAATATTCGTTCCGCAATTAATTCCCAGCCGTTATTCATCAGCCATTTACGCACGACATCCGCCCCAACGTTTGGCTGCAAAATAAGCCTTTGGACACCCGAGAGCTTGTCCTTTCCAGCCTCTAAAATATTCGTAATCAATGTTCCTCCCATTCCGGCAATCGTAATACAGTCGACTTCTCCAGGAGAGAGGACTGCCAAGCCGTCACCTTTGCGA is a window encoding:
- a CDS encoding 4-hydroxy-3-methylbut-2-enyl diphosphate reductase: MEVIKITPRGYCYGVVDAMVIARNAALDPTLPRPIYILGMIVHNKHVTDAFAEEGIITLDGENRLEILEKIDKGTVIFTAHGVSPEVKKRAREKGLVTIDATCPDVTKTHNLIQEKLADGYEIIYIGKKGHPEPEGAVGIDPTRIHLVETVEDVECLAIQSDRVMVTNQTTMSQWDVADIMEKVKEKYPHVEMHKEICLATQLRQEAVAEQAKEADVTIVVGDPRSNNSNRLAQVSEEIAGTKAYRVADVTEIDINWIKDAKKVAVTAGASTPTPITKEVIDFLEQFDPNDPTTWKRERNVPLQKILPKVKAKKETKK
- a CDS encoding Nif3-like dinuclear metal center hexameric protein, which codes for MSKIPYGYEIIQLLEQFAPKHLAMEGDRIGLQIGTLNKPVQKVMIALDVLEDVIDEAIAEGVDFIIAHHPPLYRPLKQLVTDQAQGRMIEKCLKHNIAIYAAHTNLDIADGGVNDWLAEALGLEQVEVLVPTYEEPLKKLVVYVPETHADLVREAIGNAGAGHIGNYSHCTFNGRGIGTFLPLEGANPFIGKAGALEKVEEVRIETIVPASLQNKVIAAMLHAHPYEEVAYDIYPLENKGKIFGLGRIGRLPRAMTLDEFAEHVKKSLDVPAVRVVGNLQDTVQKVAVVGGDGNKYISQAKSVGADVYVTGDVYYHVAHDAMMLGLNIVDPGHNVEKVMKQGLARFLEAELEKRQFAASIYVSKVHTDPFTFV
- a CDS encoding tRNA (adenine(22)-N(1))-methyltransferase, which gives rise to MNEFHLSKRLETVASFIPRGAALADIGSDHAYLPCYAYLHGYITRAIAGEVADGPLRSAKQQVEKAGLSHVISVRKGDGLAVLSPGEVDCITIAGMGGTLITNILEAGKDKLSGVQRLILQPNVGADVVRKWLMNNGWELIAERILKEDGKIYEVLVAEKGDGKKPYANIEAELLLGPFLLKEKNDVFLEKWNNELAHWKQIVRQLTEKAETESAAAKKRELEEKIKLVEEALQ